The DNA region AAATATACAGGATCTGATTATACCTCAGGCCAGAAGAGTTGGGTGCGCTCAAACCAACCAATTTTCCTAAGGTAGCTAAACAACAAACATGGAAAATAGGCTTTCATCTCTCAAGCCTGGATTTTGATCCATCCCTATTAACATAAGGAACAATTTTGCTAGGGCAAAAGCATTTATTATTAAGTGTTTCACAGAATAAAATATTTAGATATTGCTGTATTCCGGCAGATCCCGGCGTAGTCGTATTGCCTTCAGCTTCTCTACTTTAATTTTTGTTCTCAACAGTTCttcttccagttgctgctttcttttcaaACCATCCCTTTTCTCTTGGACGTAAAGACCAATTTTTCTTTGATTTTCTAGTATTATTTGATGCTCTTCTTTCAGCATTTGTAACATCTGAGGGTCATAACCGCACATCGGTCTAAAGCGTTCTCCAACCTCAAGCCTAAAGAACTCATCTCTTCTTGGAACAGGGGAGGGAGACATCATTACTCTCATATCAACTGAAGACACTGATGTGGAAGGAGACCTTTCCATAATATGCACCAACTGGTGTTCCTCCTCTTGTTCCAAGCTCTCGCTTTGCTGGGAGTCTATAATCAAAGAAGGAGGAGGTTTGACATCCTCTTCTGATTGCAACTCCATCATGACTGCGGCGGGGTGGTGATCCAGCATTGCCTGTGGTGAACTGGTGCCAGCAATTGTTTCTTTATCGACATTAGCACTAGAACACACAAAACCAGATTTAAATAA from Pogoniulus pusillus isolate bPogPus1 chromosome 14, bPogPus1.pri, whole genome shotgun sequence includes:
- the FSBP gene encoding fibrinogen silencer-binding protein, whose product is MVAPDSRCLNSELTMVGKARSSNFTLSEKLDLLKLVKPYVKILEEHTNKHSVIVEKNKCWDIIADNYNAIGVDRPPRTAQGLRTLYKRLKEYAKQELLQQKETHSDCKSSVSEPTKKVVEMIPQISNVCLRDRSGVPSANVDKETIAGTSSPQAMLDHHPAAVMMELQSEEDVKPPPSLIIDSQQSESLEQEEEHQLVHIMERSPSTSVSSVDMRVMMSPSPVPRRDEFFRLEVGERFRPMCGYDPQMLQMLKEEHQIILENQRKIGLYVQEKRDGLKRKQQLEEELLRTKIKVEKLKAIRLRRDLPEYSNI